From Anopheles darlingi chromosome 2, idAnoDarlMG_H_01, whole genome shotgun sequence, the proteins below share one genomic window:
- the LOC125948455 gene encoding uncharacterized protein LOC125948455, whose translation METGSKTEIKIKEKLNQHVKKRLQEGSIQGPTHDKGVGPEAPRNKRQKTKNGSKKAKPTQIPAPSGATATKCPDSLLSPGAANSNDTTNSSINSTDQDAELNDREVCDRGGTSDKPVKSGKQMDIFSLLLNQKKGSLMRDPEVLACLNALSERKK comes from the coding sequence ATGGAAACAGGCAGTAAAACTGAGATCAAGATCAAGGAGAAGCTCAATCAACACGTTAAAAAACGGTTGCAGGAAGGATCCATCCAAGGACCAACGCACGACAAAGGCGTAGGCCCCGAAGCCCCTCGGAACAAGCGCCAGAAAACGAAGAACGGCTccaaaaaagcgaaaccgaCCCAGATCCCGGCACCGAGCGGTGCTACCGCAACAAAGTGTCCCGATTCGTTGCTATCGCCCGGTGCGGCCAACAGCAACGATaccacaaacagcagcatcaactcaACGGACCAAGATGCGGAGTTGAATGACCGGGAAGTGTGCGATCGAGGCGGGACAAGTGATAAGCCCGTGAAATCGGGCAAACAGATGGACATCTTCTCCTTATTGCtgaaccaaaaaaagggttcCCTGATGCGCGATCCGGAAGTGCTGGCATGTTTAAACGCGCTTAGTGAACGGAAAAAATAA
- the LOC125948447 gene encoding vacuolar fusion protein MON1 homolog A translates to MSEPRVEAEPAVCEPGVCEESSLITTDSFEEFSHEINSLPAVPDDGGAAGGTEANSTVPFDETPQNDASNIEKIQDGLQQTDDPPDGAMSKSSSFSSAKSRDFDASTTSLAEPETPASTTMVSAEAETGDYLHDASFLNRKRHVFILSTAGKPIYSMHGNEDKLATLFGVMQALVSFIQSGNDTIKSIHAAGVKFVFLVKSPLILVAVSRTSHSVQQIQLQLTDVYNQILSTLTLSHMIKTFEKRKNFDLRRLLAGSERLIDHLLVNDKCDHRLVSNNPFSFMTHSVRILPLAPAVRETIVSAIQSNCSKIRNLVFAVLIANNKLIALVRMKKYFIHPADLRLIFNLIECSESFKTAESWTPLCLPKFDSSGFLHAHVSYLAEDCQACLLLLSIERDVFYVLSEAKRKITEKLRRSNCLEAINDAINNKGIKLLNIGIPEIRHFLYKSKSNAQLLCSELTVPYSSGAQFKRLEGLYFQLHHRIHNSGRPVKLIYQMKEKEVLLAWVTQAYELFVTFEPTVEKNEVISLVNKLLKWIKKEENSLFILSAPTF, encoded by the exons ATGAGTGAGCCGCGCGTGGAGGCGGAACCGGCCGTGTGCGAGCCGGGCGTATGCGAGGAAAGCTCACTGATAACGACGGACTCGTTCGAAGAGTTTTCCCACGAAATTAACAGCCTCCCAGCGGTGCCGGATGACGGCGGGGCCGCAGGGGGAACTGAAGCAAACTCCACAGTCCCGTTCGATGAAACGCCCCAAAACGATGCCAGCAACATAGAGAAAATACAGGACGGTCTTCAGCAAACCGATGATCCACCCGATGGGGCGATGAGCAAATCAAGTTCCTTCAGCAGCGCCAAAAGCCGAGATTTCGATGCGTCGACGACTAGCCTcgcggaaccggaaacaccaGCGTCAACGACGATGGTGTCCGCCGAAGCGGAAACTGGAGATTACCTACACGATGCGTCCTTTCTCAACCGAAAGCGGCACGTCTTCATCTTGAGCACGGCGGGCAAACCGATCTACTCGATGCATGGCAATGAAGACAAACTGGCGACCTTGTTCGGAGTGATGCAGGCGCTGGTCAGCTTCATACAGAGTGGCAACGATACGATCAAATCGATCCATGCAGCCGGTGTAAAGTTCGTGTTTCTTGTCAAATCGCCCCTGATCCTGGTGGCTGTGTCCCGGACCTCGCATAGCGTGCAACAGATTCAGCTGCAGCTCAC TGATGTATACAATCAGATACTCTCCACCTTGACCCTAAGTCATATGATTAAAACATTCGAGAAACGGAAAAACTTTGACCTTCGGCGGCTGCTGGCCGGTAGCGAGCGACTCATCGATCATCTGCTCGTCAACGACAAGTGTGATCATCGGCTCGTATCGAACAATCCGTTCAGCTTCATGACGCACTCGGTGCGAATACTTCCACTAGCTCCGGCCGTACGCGAGACGATTGTATCCGCCATCCAGAGCAACTGTTCGAAGATCCGAAATCTGGTGTTTGCGGTACTCATAGCGAACAACAAGCTGATTGCGCTGGTGCGCATGAagaaatatttcattcatcCGGCAGATCTGCGGTTGATCTTCAATCTGATCGAGTGCTCAGAAAGCTTTAAAACAGCCGAAAGCTGGACACCGCTCTGTCTGCCCAAGTTTGATTCGAGTGGGTTCCTGCACGCGCACGTTTCCTACTTGGCCGAGGATTGCCAGGCttgtctactgctgctgtcaattGAACGTGATGTCTTTTACGTCTTATCGGAAGCCAAGCGAAAGATAACGGAG AAACTGCGCCGCAGCAACTGTCTGGAGGCCATTAACGATGCAATCAATAATAAGGGTATTAAGCTGCTCAACATTGGCATTCCGGAGATTAGACATTTCCTCTACAAGAGCAAATCGAATGCACAGCTGCTGTGTTCCGAGCTTACGGTGCCTTACTCAAGCGGTGCTCAGTTTAAGCGCCTAGAAGGGTTGTACTTTCAGTTGCACCATCGTATCCACAACTCCGGCCGCCCCGTGAAGCTGATTTATCagatgaaggaaaaggaagtgCTGCTTGCATGG GTTACGCAAGCATACGAGCTGTTTGTGACGTTCGAGCCGACTGTGGAAAAGAATGAGGTAATCAGTCTTGTCAACAAGCTTCTCAAGTGGatcaagaaggaggaaaatagTCTGTTCATCTTGTCAGCTCCGACGTTCTAG